From Vulpes vulpes isolate BD-2025 chromosome 7, VulVul3, whole genome shotgun sequence, one genomic window encodes:
- the GHRHR gene encoding growth hormone-releasing hormone receptor isoform X3, whose protein sequence is MPNTTLGCPRTWDGLLCWPMAGSGEWVTLSCPDFFSHFSSEPGAVKRDCTITGWSEPFPPYPVACPVPLELLSEEKSYFSTVKIIYTLGHSISIVALFVAIAILVALRRLHCPRNYIHTQLFVTFILKAGAVFLKDAALFHGENTDHCSFSTVLCKVSVATSHFATMTNFSWLLVEAVYLTCLLASKSPSTRRAFWRLVLAGWGLPLLFTGMWVCCKVAFEDVACWDLDDSSPYWWIIKGPIVLSVGVNFGLFLNIIRILLRKLEPAQGSLHTEPQYWRLSKSTLLLIPLFGIHYVIFNFLPDSAGLGIRLPLELGLGSFQGFIVAILYCFLNQEVRTEISRRWHGHNPELLPARRALTKWTVPSRSGVKVLTSVC, encoded by the exons ATGCCCAACACCACGCTGG GCTGCCCGAGGACGTGGGATGGGCTGCTGTGCTGGCCGATGGCGGGCTCTGGCGAGTGGGTCACTCTCTCTTGTCCAGATTTCTTCTCTCACTTCAGCTCAGAGCCAG GGGCCGTGAAGCGGGATTGCACCATCACGGGCTGGTCTGAGCCCTTCCCACCTTACCCTGTGGCCTGCCCTGTGCCGCTAGAGCTGCTGTCTGAGGAG AAATCCTACTTCTCCACCGTGAAGATCATCTACACCCTGGGCCATAGCATCTCCATCGTGGCCCTCTTCGTGGCCATTGCCATCCTGGTTGCTCTCAG GAGGCTCCACTGTCCCCGGAACTACATCCACACCCAGCTGTTTGTGACCTTCATCCTCAAGGCGGGAGCTGTGTTCCTGAAGGACGCCGCCCTCTTCCACGGGGAGAACACAGACCACTGCAGCTTCTCCACT GTTCTCTGCAAAGTCTCTGTGGCCACCTCCCATTTCGCCACCATGACCAACTTCAGCTGGCTGTTGGTGGAAGCTGTGTACCTGACCTGCCTCTTGGCCTCCAAGTCGCCCAGCACAAGGAGAGCCTTCTGGCGGCTGGTTCTTGCTGGCTGGG GGCTTCCCCTGCTCTTCACTGGTATGTGGGTGTGCTGCAAGGTGGCCTTTGAGGATGTTGC GTGCTGGGACCTGGATGACAGCTCCCCTTACTGGTGGATCATCAAAGGGCCCATCGTCCTCTCTGTTGGG GTGAACTTTGGGCTTTTTCTCAATATTATCCGCATCCTGCTGAGGAAACTGGAGCCAGCTCAGGGCAGCCTCCACACCGAGCCTCAGTACTG GCGTCTCTCTAAATCAACGCTTCTTCTCATCCCGCTGTTTGGAATTCACTATGTCATCTTCAACTTTCTGCCCGACAGTGCTGGCCTGGGCATCCGCCTCCCCCTGGAATTGGGCCTGGGCTCTTTCCAG GGCTTCATCGTTGCCATCCTGTATTGCTTCCTCAACCAAGAG GTGAGGACTGAGATCTCACGGAGGTGGCACGGCCACAACCCTGAGCTGCTGCCGGCCCGGAGGGCCCTCACCAAGTGGACGGTGCCTTCCCGCTCCGGGGTGAAGGTGTTGACATCTGTGTGCTAG
- the GHRHR gene encoding growth hormone-releasing hormone receptor isoform X1, which translates to MDSRVWGACIFCLLSPLPVVWGHVHPECDFITQLREDERSCLQAVEGMPNTTLGCPRTWDGLLCWPMAGSGEWVTLSCPDFFSHFSSEPGAVKRDCTITGWSEPFPPYPVACPVPLELLSEEKSYFSTVKIIYTLGHSISIVALFVAIAILVALRRLHCPRNYIHTQLFVTFILKAGAVFLKDAALFHGENTDHCSFSTVLCKVSVATSHFATMTNFSWLLVEAVYLTCLLASKSPSTRRAFWRLVLAGWGLPLLFTGMWVCCKVAFEDVACWDLDDSSPYWWIIKGPIVLSVGVNFGLFLNIIRILLRKLEPAQGSLHTEPQYWRLSKSTLLLIPLFGIHYVIFNFLPDSAGLGIRLPLELGLGSFQGFIVAILYCFLNQEVRTEISRRWHGHNPELLPARRALTKWTVPSRSGVKVLTSVC; encoded by the exons GTATGGGGTCATGTGCACCCAGAGTGTGACTTCATCACCCAGTTGAGAGAGGATGAGAGGTCATGTCTGCAAGCAGTGGAAGGGATGCCCAACACCACGCTGG GCTGCCCGAGGACGTGGGATGGGCTGCTGTGCTGGCCGATGGCGGGCTCTGGCGAGTGGGTCACTCTCTCTTGTCCAGATTTCTTCTCTCACTTCAGCTCAGAGCCAG GGGCCGTGAAGCGGGATTGCACCATCACGGGCTGGTCTGAGCCCTTCCCACCTTACCCTGTGGCCTGCCCTGTGCCGCTAGAGCTGCTGTCTGAGGAG AAATCCTACTTCTCCACCGTGAAGATCATCTACACCCTGGGCCATAGCATCTCCATCGTGGCCCTCTTCGTGGCCATTGCCATCCTGGTTGCTCTCAG GAGGCTCCACTGTCCCCGGAACTACATCCACACCCAGCTGTTTGTGACCTTCATCCTCAAGGCGGGAGCTGTGTTCCTGAAGGACGCCGCCCTCTTCCACGGGGAGAACACAGACCACTGCAGCTTCTCCACT GTTCTCTGCAAAGTCTCTGTGGCCACCTCCCATTTCGCCACCATGACCAACTTCAGCTGGCTGTTGGTGGAAGCTGTGTACCTGACCTGCCTCTTGGCCTCCAAGTCGCCCAGCACAAGGAGAGCCTTCTGGCGGCTGGTTCTTGCTGGCTGGG GGCTTCCCCTGCTCTTCACTGGTATGTGGGTGTGCTGCAAGGTGGCCTTTGAGGATGTTGC GTGCTGGGACCTGGATGACAGCTCCCCTTACTGGTGGATCATCAAAGGGCCCATCGTCCTCTCTGTTGGG GTGAACTTTGGGCTTTTTCTCAATATTATCCGCATCCTGCTGAGGAAACTGGAGCCAGCTCAGGGCAGCCTCCACACCGAGCCTCAGTACTG GCGTCTCTCTAAATCAACGCTTCTTCTCATCCCGCTGTTTGGAATTCACTATGTCATCTTCAACTTTCTGCCCGACAGTGCTGGCCTGGGCATCCGCCTCCCCCTGGAATTGGGCCTGGGCTCTTTCCAG GGCTTCATCGTTGCCATCCTGTATTGCTTCCTCAACCAAGAG GTGAGGACTGAGATCTCACGGAGGTGGCACGGCCACAACCCTGAGCTGCTGCCGGCCCGGAGGGCCCTCACCAAGTGGACGGTGCCTTCCCGCTCCGGGGTGAAGGTGTTGACATCTGTGTGCTAG
- the GHRHR gene encoding growth hormone-releasing hormone receptor isoform X4 produces the protein MPNTTLGCPRTWDGLLCWPMAGSGEWVTLSCPDFFSHFSSEPGAVKRDCTITGWSEPFPPYPVACPVPLELLSEEKSYFSTVKIIYTLGHSISIVALFVAIAILVALRRLHCPRNYIHTQLFVTFILKAGAVFLKDAALFHGENTDHCSFSTVLCKVSVATSHFATMTNFSWLLVEAVYLTCLLASKSPSTRRAFWRLVLAGWGLPLLFTGMWVCCKVAFEDVACWDLDDSSPYWWIIKGPIVLSVGVNFGLFLNIIRILLRKLEPAQGSLHTEPQYCAGLGIRLPLELGLGSFQGFIVAILYCFLNQEVRTEISRRWHGHNPELLPARRALTKWTVPSRSGVKVLTSVC, from the exons ATGCCCAACACCACGCTGG GCTGCCCGAGGACGTGGGATGGGCTGCTGTGCTGGCCGATGGCGGGCTCTGGCGAGTGGGTCACTCTCTCTTGTCCAGATTTCTTCTCTCACTTCAGCTCAGAGCCAG GGGCCGTGAAGCGGGATTGCACCATCACGGGCTGGTCTGAGCCCTTCCCACCTTACCCTGTGGCCTGCCCTGTGCCGCTAGAGCTGCTGTCTGAGGAG AAATCCTACTTCTCCACCGTGAAGATCATCTACACCCTGGGCCATAGCATCTCCATCGTGGCCCTCTTCGTGGCCATTGCCATCCTGGTTGCTCTCAG GAGGCTCCACTGTCCCCGGAACTACATCCACACCCAGCTGTTTGTGACCTTCATCCTCAAGGCGGGAGCTGTGTTCCTGAAGGACGCCGCCCTCTTCCACGGGGAGAACACAGACCACTGCAGCTTCTCCACT GTTCTCTGCAAAGTCTCTGTGGCCACCTCCCATTTCGCCACCATGACCAACTTCAGCTGGCTGTTGGTGGAAGCTGTGTACCTGACCTGCCTCTTGGCCTCCAAGTCGCCCAGCACAAGGAGAGCCTTCTGGCGGCTGGTTCTTGCTGGCTGGG GGCTTCCCCTGCTCTTCACTGGTATGTGGGTGTGCTGCAAGGTGGCCTTTGAGGATGTTGC GTGCTGGGACCTGGATGACAGCTCCCCTTACTGGTGGATCATCAAAGGGCCCATCGTCCTCTCTGTTGGG GTGAACTTTGGGCTTTTTCTCAATATTATCCGCATCCTGCTGAGGAAACTGGAGCCAGCTCAGGGCAGCCTCCACACCGAGCCTCAGTACTG TGCTGGCCTGGGCATCCGCCTCCCCCTGGAATTGGGCCTGGGCTCTTTCCAG GGCTTCATCGTTGCCATCCTGTATTGCTTCCTCAACCAAGAG GTGAGGACTGAGATCTCACGGAGGTGGCACGGCCACAACCCTGAGCTGCTGCCGGCCCGGAGGGCCCTCACCAAGTGGACGGTGCCTTCCCGCTCCGGGGTGAAGGTGTTGACATCTGTGTGCTAG
- the GHRHR gene encoding growth hormone-releasing hormone receptor isoform X2 produces the protein MDSRVWGACIFCLLSPLPVVWGHVHPECDFITQLREDERSCLQAVEGMPNTTLGCPRTWDGLLCWPMAGSGEWVTLSCPDFFSHFSSEPGAVKRDCTITGWSEPFPPYPVACPVPLELLSEEKSYFSTVKIIYTLGHSISIVALFVAIAILVALRRLHCPRNYIHTQLFVTFILKAGAVFLKDAALFHGENTDHCSFSTVLCKVSVATSHFATMTNFSWLLVEAVYLTCLLASKSPSTRRAFWRLVLAGWGLPLLFTGMWVCCKVAFEDVACWDLDDSSPYWWIIKGPIVLSVGVNFGLFLNIIRILLRKLEPAQGSLHTEPQYCAGLGIRLPLELGLGSFQGFIVAILYCFLNQEVRTEISRRWHGHNPELLPARRALTKWTVPSRSGVKVLTSVC, from the exons GTATGGGGTCATGTGCACCCAGAGTGTGACTTCATCACCCAGTTGAGAGAGGATGAGAGGTCATGTCTGCAAGCAGTGGAAGGGATGCCCAACACCACGCTGG GCTGCCCGAGGACGTGGGATGGGCTGCTGTGCTGGCCGATGGCGGGCTCTGGCGAGTGGGTCACTCTCTCTTGTCCAGATTTCTTCTCTCACTTCAGCTCAGAGCCAG GGGCCGTGAAGCGGGATTGCACCATCACGGGCTGGTCTGAGCCCTTCCCACCTTACCCTGTGGCCTGCCCTGTGCCGCTAGAGCTGCTGTCTGAGGAG AAATCCTACTTCTCCACCGTGAAGATCATCTACACCCTGGGCCATAGCATCTCCATCGTGGCCCTCTTCGTGGCCATTGCCATCCTGGTTGCTCTCAG GAGGCTCCACTGTCCCCGGAACTACATCCACACCCAGCTGTTTGTGACCTTCATCCTCAAGGCGGGAGCTGTGTTCCTGAAGGACGCCGCCCTCTTCCACGGGGAGAACACAGACCACTGCAGCTTCTCCACT GTTCTCTGCAAAGTCTCTGTGGCCACCTCCCATTTCGCCACCATGACCAACTTCAGCTGGCTGTTGGTGGAAGCTGTGTACCTGACCTGCCTCTTGGCCTCCAAGTCGCCCAGCACAAGGAGAGCCTTCTGGCGGCTGGTTCTTGCTGGCTGGG GGCTTCCCCTGCTCTTCACTGGTATGTGGGTGTGCTGCAAGGTGGCCTTTGAGGATGTTGC GTGCTGGGACCTGGATGACAGCTCCCCTTACTGGTGGATCATCAAAGGGCCCATCGTCCTCTCTGTTGGG GTGAACTTTGGGCTTTTTCTCAATATTATCCGCATCCTGCTGAGGAAACTGGAGCCAGCTCAGGGCAGCCTCCACACCGAGCCTCAGTACTG TGCTGGCCTGGGCATCCGCCTCCCCCTGGAATTGGGCCTGGGCTCTTTCCAG GGCTTCATCGTTGCCATCCTGTATTGCTTCCTCAACCAAGAG GTGAGGACTGAGATCTCACGGAGGTGGCACGGCCACAACCCTGAGCTGCTGCCGGCCCGGAGGGCCCTCACCAAGTGGACGGTGCCTTCCCGCTCCGGGGTGAAGGTGTTGACATCTGTGTGCTAG